From the Corticium candelabrum chromosome 2, ooCorCand1.1, whole genome shotgun sequence genome, one window contains:
- the LOC134198375 gene encoding deleted in malignant brain tumors 1 protein-like, with translation MSTSTRPHCLLLFFLHLYITTKLGCFAGHYGSQASIRFTHTSEVRLIALKNANLTSNDLRRLVDNDSKTCVQGQPTNGKTSKTTIRADFRAACLEVTTVVIVVGRTTPATHSSPYVSLRRLCSGGWNWVKCHRAGERAVQPTHYVCSGHYARAVDIEFPSNLPICELTINYLPLPALTTPIKLVGGSNQSHGTVQVYYQGAWGTVCDDFWTIHDAHVVCHQLGYSNALEFKKEATFGKGEGRILMDNLRCTGTEGRLQDCLFNGWKKHDCDHDEDAGVVCNEEIPCKETNNKPQIETNNFPVRLVDGGRPYRGRLEVFVRDQWGSVCDNNFGALEAKVACRQLGYTGYVTYAYKIGQSDGPTWMDNVNCDELKETGEDGRVSRLADCFKKGTEERFSSDKFWGINNCTHDQDVALTCAKSAKTLPIRLVDGGASHKGRVEVFVNGMWGSVCNNSWGWNDAKVVCRQLGFPSVRGYRTSTLRNARESQMIWMDSVMCGGRERRLQDCFFSGWGVHNCSHEQDVGVECLPTEDSKSYDKHQKAAARKRRNDNELTLDRHFFQHKIVNRKDIRLVGGYSSSEGRVEINIKGTWTTICNPKWDINDANAVCNRLGFSGAVDAFQKAYFGEGNGAILKLNINCLRRNPPSFSACSSPLRVEKTCTHSNDVGVICLPHDQDTQRFVYFTHEYNKMYPSGKTRNQKAAAFTSNLKKIENLNGRADHRSPLGINKFTDMSQKEFAKSHLMSQLSTNLRGNEEPEPRGRHRRSISDHVDWIGPIPECFDWRDKSPPVVTRVKDQGLCGASYAFASVAQMESIWAIQKHRPLIELSVQQIISCDQTSSSCDGGKPDDVMDYVLSSKGLQLNNTYPYVSGTSGNTESCEFNSTQIYSSFRGWARVTRMRPTAQDEYDMAVFLYRHGPIVACINAANLQFYTRSVWSNCGGNYGSVNHCVLLTGFGVGRDGTPYWVAKNSWGDDWGDEGYFFIQRNVNMCGIAEWVFAAYITL, from the exons ATGTCGACGTCCACTCGCCCGCATTgcctcctcctcttcttccTCCATCTCTACATCACAACCAAACTCGGATGCTTTGCAGGACACTACGGCTCACAAG CGTCCATCCGTTTTACTCACACATCCGAAGTGAGATTGATTGCCTTGAAGAACGCCAATCTCACATCCAACGATTTGCGCCGTCTCGTCGACAACGACAGCAAAACGTGCGTGCAAGGTCAACCAACGAACGGCAAAACGTCGAAAACCACGATTCGAGCCGATTTCCGCGCGGCTTGCCTCGAGGTCACGACCGTCGTCATTGTGGTCGGACGGACGACTCCCGCCACGCACTCGTCGCCTTATGTTTCGTTAAGGAGGCTTTGCTCAGGAGGATGGAATTGGGTAAAGTGCCACAGAGCCGGAGAACGGGCCGTCCAGCCGACGCACTACGTCTGCAGCGGACATTACGCTAGAGCGGTCGATATCGAGTTTCCCTCTAATCTCCCCATATGTGAACTAACCATCAACTACTTACCACTACCAG CTCTCACTACTCCTATAAAATTGGTTGGAGGTTCAAACCAATCTCATGGAACAGTACAAGTGTACTACCAAGGTGCTTGGGGAACTGTATGCGACGATTTCTGGACCATCCACGACGCTCACGTCGTCTGTCATCAGCTCGGTTACTCGAACGCACTAGAATTTAAGAAAGAAGCAACGTTCGGAAAAGGTGAGGGTCGCATACTGATGGACAACTTGAGGTGCACGGGAACGGAAGGTCGTCTTCAAGACTGTCTTTTTAACGGATGGAAAAAGCACGACTGCGATCACGACGAAGATGCAGGAGTCGTTTGTAATGAAGAGATTCCCTGTAAAGAAACCAACAACAAACCGCAAATCGAGACAA ATAACTTTCCGGTGCGATTGGTCGATGGAGGTAGACCATACAGAGGCAGACTAGAAGTATTCGTTAGAGACCAGTGGGGATCAGTTTGCGACAACAACTTTGGCGCGCTAGAGGCCAAAGTGGCATGCCGTCAACTCGGATATACGGGATACGTCACTTACGCGTACAAAATTGGCCAATCGGATGGTCCCACTTGGATGGATAACGTAAACTGTGACGAACTGAAAGAAACAGGTGAAGATGGCAGAGTAAGTCGTCTAGCAGATTGCTTTAAGAAGGGAACGGAAGAACGATTCAGTTCGGACAAGTTTTGGGGAATCAACAATTGCACTCACGACCAAGACGTCGCACTAACATGCGCCAAATCAG CCAAGACCCTTCCAATACGATTAGTCGACGGTGGGGCCTCACACAAAGGCCGAGTGGAGGTATTCGTTAACGGAATGTGGGGATCCGTGTGTAACAACAGTTGGGGCTGGAACGACGCAAAGGTAGTCTGCCGTCAGTTGGGATTTCCGTCTGTGAGGGGGTATCGGACGTCGACGCTGCGCAACGCAAGAGAGAGTCAGATGATTTGGATGGACAGCGTTATGTGTGGCGGACGCGAAAGGAGGCTGCAGGATTGTTTTTTTTCAGGCTGGGGAGTTCACAATTGCTCGCATGAGCAAGATGTCGGGGTCGAATGTTTACCTACAG AAGATTCAAAATCATATGACAAGCACCAAAAGGCTGCCGCAAGAAAACGAAGAAACG ATAACGAACTCACTCTAGACCGTCACTTCTTCCAACACAAAATAGTAAACAGGAAAGACATTCGACTTGTTGGTGGCTACAGTTCCTCTGAAGGACGCGTTGAAATCAACATCAAAGGCACTTGGACGACAATTTGCAATCCAAAGTGGGACATCAACGACGCAAACGCAGTATGCAATCGTCTCGGATTTAGTGGAGCAGTCGATGCGTTCCAAAAGGCTTACTTTGGAGAAGGCAATGGAGCTATACTCAAACttaatatcaattgtttgAGACGAAACCCGCCTTCGTTCTCTGCCTGTTCTTCACCTCTTCGAGTTGAGAAGACGTGCACTCACTCGAATGACGTCGGAGTCATATGCTTAC CTCACGATCAAGACACTCAGCGTTTCGTCTACTTTACCCACGAATACAACAAGATGTATCCATCCGGCAAGACACGCAATCAAAAAGCCGCCGCTTTCACCTCCAACCTTAAAAAGATCGAAAACCTAAACGGCCGCGCCGATCATCGCTCTCCACTCGGCATCAACAAGTTCACCGACATGTCGCAAAAAGAGTTTGCAAAATCTCACCTCATGTCTCAACTCTCCACCAATCTGCGCGGGAACGAAGAACCCGAGCCCCGAGGACGCCATAGACGCTCCATTTCCGATCACGTCGACTGGATCGGTCCGATTCCCGAATGTTTCGATTGGAGAGACAAGAGCCCGCCGGTCGTCACCAGAGTAAAGGATCAGGGACTGTGCGGAGCGTCGTACGCGTTTGCCTCCGTCGCGCAGATGGAGAGCATCTGGGCTATACAGAAACATCGGCCGTTGATCGAGCTGTCGGTGCAGCAAATTATATCATGCGATCAGACGTCGTCAAGCTGTGACGGAGGCAAGCCCGACGACGTCATGGATTATGTCCTTTCATCCAAGGGGCTACAACTCAACAATACTTATCCATACGTTTCTGGCACGAGTGGAAATACTGAAAGCTGTGAGTTTAACTCCACACAGATCTATTCTAGTTTTAGAGGCTGGGCGCGCGTGACGAGAATGAGACCGACGGCACAGGACGAGTACGACATGGCTGTATTTCTCTATCGACACGGTCCGATTGTTGCATGCATCAACGCCGCCAATCTTCAGTTTTACACTCGCAGCGTGTGGAGTAACTGCGGAGGTAACTACGGGAGCGTCAATCATTGCGTCTTGCTGACCGGTTTCGGCGTTGGTCGAGACGGGACTCCCTATTGGGTGGCGAAGAATTCTTGGGGTGACGATTGGGGTGACGAAGGCTACTTCTTTATTCAACGCAACGTCAACATGTGTGGGATTGCCGAGTGGGTGTTCGCCGCGTATATAACCTTGTAG